One part of the Bacillota bacterium genome encodes these proteins:
- a CDS encoding ATP-NAD kinase: protein MESEARVGIIANPASGKDVRRLVAYGSVFDNLEKANILRRILLGLDAAGVNEVLIMPDTFGVGDKALGGIGRRGLRARVRFLEMRIGEGSSDSTTAASIMRSNGCGAIVVLGGDGTCRAVSRGCGDVPLVPVSTGTNNVFPAMVEGTTAGIAAGAVARGLSTAYRRAKRLLLYVDGTLGDFALVDIALTDDQFVGARALWDMGHVRDVICAIGEPAAIGLSAIAGCFKPFGRYESRAVHLRLAGPGAPCCATVRAPVGPGLIEEVRIAGWTEIGPAGRVSAGRGPCAAAFDGERERLIKGGGRLEVELSLEGPLVVDIAGALLEAQQSGLFSV, encoded by the coding sequence GTGGAATCGGAGGCCCGTGTTGGGATAATCGCGAACCCTGCTTCCGGGAAAGACGTCCGGCGCCTTGTGGCATACGGTTCGGTGTTCGACAACCTGGAGAAAGCGAACATCCTCAGGAGGATCCTCCTCGGGCTGGATGCCGCGGGGGTGAATGAGGTCCTGATTATGCCGGACACGTTCGGGGTCGGGGATAAGGCCCTGGGCGGCATTGGGAGAAGAGGTTTGCGCGCCCGTGTGCGATTTCTCGAAATGCGCATAGGCGAGGGGAGCTCCGATTCCACCACCGCTGCATCCATCATGCGTTCGAACGGTTGTGGAGCCATCGTTGTACTGGGTGGGGACGGCACGTGCAGGGCCGTCTCCAGGGGTTGCGGCGATGTCCCCCTGGTCCCGGTGTCGACGGGGACTAACAACGTGTTCCCAGCCATGGTTGAGGGAACGACCGCGGGCATCGCTGCGGGAGCAGTCGCACGCGGCCTGTCCACTGCATACCGCAGGGCCAAACGCCTCCTCCTGTACGTTGACGGGACTCTGGGGGATTTCGCGCTCGTTGACATTGCGCTGACGGACGACCAGTTCGTTGGGGCCAGGGCGCTGTGGGACATGGGGCACGTCAGGGACGTGATATGCGCCATCGGCGAGCCGGCCGCGATTGGGCTGTCGGCTATCGCAGGTTGTTTCAAGCCATTTGGGCGCTACGAGTCCAGGGCGGTCCACCTGCGCCTCGCCGGTCCTGGAGCCCCCTGTTGCGCGACTGTCCGGGCGCCGGTGGGCCCGGGTTTAATCGAGGAAGTGCGCATAGCGGGATGGACTGAAATAGGACCCGCGGGGCGGGTGTCCGCAGGACGCGGGCCGTGCGCAGCAGCGTTCGACGGAGAGCGCGAACGTTTGATCAAAGGCGGGGGTCGTCTCGAAGTGGAGTTGTCGCTCGAAGGCCCTCTCGTGGTGGACATCGCCGGGGCGCTGCTCGAGGCGCAGCAATCCGGCCTGTTCAGCGTATAA